The region AGTGGATGACAGGCAGAAAATATCTTAGCTTGGAAGACAGTTGAGGTGAATAGAGTGGAAGTACAGGATCAGGAAATTACAGCAGATCTGGTACACCGTCGGCTAACGCAGCCATCTGCTGCGCTTGGAAAATGCTGCGAGCGATGTCGATGTTATCGACTTGCATTGGCCATATTGGAATAACTGGAGGATTACTCGATTGATGGAGAGTGGTTCAACACAAACCATTTATGGAAAATTCCTTTTGATTTTGCTTGAACACAACTCTATTTTTCTTTTCAAAATCTATCCTACCAGAACGACCGATATAGATGATTTACGAACAATTGTCGACAAGAAGGAACTTGACGAAGTTCGTCTGATTTCATTGTTAAAAGAACAAGATGAACTGTATCGAAAAGACTTCCACAATGAAAACCTTGGGTACGACCCTCTCAGAAACGACATTGAATTGCGCGCCAGAGTTTCTGTGAGCCTGCACAAGATGGGGAATGTGTATTTCAACAAGGTGAAGCGTTTCGGTGACTTTGCTGACAAACTGTTTTCTGAGATGGAACTTGGAATGGGGCACAGGGAGATTGCGAAGGCACTTCGAGTAGATTTGACTGACAAACCTTCTGTTGCAGACCTTCTGGATGAAGAGAAGATAGAAGACCTGCGCGACAGCTTAAGCTTGTGACATCCTCTTCTTGCTGCCCGTGGCTCACCGGTATTTATTCCTGACACTGTCCTGCTCAGCGCTGGTCTGAGACTCAGGGTTCTCGCCAGGTGTATAAACGCAGGACAATGGCAAGGCCGATGATCGTCGAAAGGACAAGCAGGAACGCATTGAGCAGCATCTCTGCGGCAGTCGCCCTGGTGAAGCCCAGTGCGCCCTGTACCAGCAGGGCTGCATAAGTTGCCGGAAGCAGGTGAGCTCCGGCCTGCCAAGCCGGAGGCAGAATATCAAGCGGATAGTACAGAGGAGAGAAGATGCCAAGCGCCGTAAAGACGAGGTTTCCAACCGGCCAGACCTCCATCTGGCTCCTGACTCGGCTAGATATCGCGAGACCGACCGCGGAATAAAGAATCCATACGGCGAAGATGGATGCTCCGAGGATGAGCCATGCGCCTAGCGAGACGCGCGTCACATACGAGAGAAGGATACCCAGGACGATGAGTGCCGGAACTGCGGGGATGAGGTTGGAGAAAGCGATGCCGAAGAGGTAGCGTAAGCGGTCAAGTGGAGAGGCGGTGAACAGGTCCTGCAAATGCATCTCAAGG is a window of Candidatus Sysuiplasma acidicola DNA encoding:
- a CDS encoding ABC transporter permease, encoding MKEVDGKMIADIRRGRIFPAFALIGWRWIARNPIAVAVPILLPFFFLYFLHLISQPRYFPLEIAGAMLFTTQNIGSWCLGDASELRLEMHLQDLFTASPLDRLRYLFGIAFSNLIPAVPALIVLGILLSYVTRVSLGAWLILGASIFAVWILYSAVGLAISSRVRSQMEVWPVGNLVFTALGIFSPLYYPLDILPPAWQAGAHLLPATYAALLVQGALGFTRATAAEMLLNAFLLVLSTIIGLAIVLRLYTWREP